Proteins from one Gilliamella sp. ESL0443 genomic window:
- the ftsI gene encoding peptidoglycan glycosyltransferase FtsI encodes MKFANKRDNVKHTTKSNKGNKLNSKKQIFTLTRFYIVYGFIILAIIGLLVRLAILQIIEPDKLIAEANKRSIRHQEMSAPRAMITDRNGRALAVSVPMYDVWADPKIVVQKGGVDPNDIRWQGLAKTLNIPMSTLEQKLSNPSMRFVYLSKQITPTISDYLKQLKLPGISFAKTSKRYYPAAENIAQLIGLTDIDENGTEKGSEGIEKSFNKWLIGESGQRVVRRDRVGRVIEELERTESEVASDLTLSIDERLQSLVYSELSQAVEFNKADSGTAVLIDVHTGEILAMATSPSYNPNNRSSIDYSLLRNRAITDAFEPGSTVKPLVVMAALEKKIADLNTVIDTRPFLVNRYEIKDVSYQKALNLAGILEKSSNVGVSKLALQMQSGDLVEFYSRFGLGQPTELGLGGEVSGSIAADRTRKWADIERATFSFGYGLSVTPLQLARAYATIGSYGVYRPVSILKINEPVEGKRVVAEKTAKTVVQLMEAVAVTGGGTKASVPGYSVGVKTGTAKKLSGGRYVNQYLAYTAGIAPATGPKYSLVVVIDNPKAGQYYGGSVSAPVFSRIMGGVLRTMNVKPDRQVDGQMIVY; translated from the coding sequence ATGAAGTTTGCTAATAAAAGAGATAATGTAAAACATACTACAAAATCGAATAAAGGGAATAAATTAAATAGTAAAAAACAAATTTTTACCCTCACTCGATTTTATATTGTTTATGGTTTTATTATTTTAGCAATTATTGGTTTACTTGTCCGATTGGCAATTTTACAAATAATAGAACCTGATAAGTTAATTGCTGAAGCCAATAAACGCTCAATTCGTCATCAAGAAATGAGCGCACCTCGAGCAATGATTACGGATCGTAATGGCAGAGCATTGGCTGTTAGTGTACCTATGTATGATGTTTGGGCTGATCCGAAAATTGTTGTACAAAAAGGCGGAGTTGATCCTAATGATATCCGTTGGCAAGGATTAGCAAAGACATTGAATATTCCAATGTCGACACTAGAGCAAAAATTGAGTAATCCATCGATGCGTTTTGTTTATTTGTCTAAACAAATTACACCAACAATATCGGATTATTTAAAACAATTAAAATTACCTGGTATTTCGTTTGCCAAAACATCTAAACGTTATTATCCAGCAGCTGAAAATATAGCACAATTAATTGGTTTAACTGACATTGATGAAAATGGAACGGAAAAAGGTTCAGAAGGAATTGAAAAAAGCTTTAATAAATGGCTGATTGGTGAATCAGGACAACGTGTTGTTAGGCGAGATCGTGTTGGTAGAGTTATAGAAGAATTAGAAAGGACTGAAAGTGAAGTTGCTTCTGATTTGACATTAAGTATTGATGAACGTTTACAATCGCTCGTTTACAGTGAACTTAGTCAAGCTGTGGAATTTAACAAAGCTGATAGTGGCACAGCTGTTTTAATTGATGTTCACACGGGTGAAATATTGGCCATGGCAACCAGTCCATCCTATAACCCGAATAATCGCTCTTCAATTGATTATAGTTTATTACGAAATCGAGCGATAACAGATGCATTTGAGCCAGGTTCAACAGTTAAACCTTTAGTTGTTATGGCTGCATTAGAGAAAAAAATAGCTGATTTAAACACGGTTATTGATACTAGACCTTTTTTGGTAAATCGTTATGAAATCAAAGATGTGTCTTATCAAAAAGCCCTAAATTTGGCTGGTATCCTTGAAAAATCAAGTAACGTCGGTGTGAGTAAGTTAGCTTTACAAATGCAATCAGGTGACCTTGTTGAGTTTTATAGCCGTTTTGGGTTAGGACAACCAACTGAACTCGGTTTAGGTGGAGAAGTGAGTGGTTCAATTGCTGCTGATAGAACAAGAAAATGGGCTGATATAGAAAGAGCGACGTTTTCTTTTGGTTATGGATTAAGTGTTACCCCACTACAGCTAGCTAGGGCTTATGCAACTATCGGTAGCTATGGTGTTTATCGACCTGTTTCAATATTAAAAATTAACGAGCCAGTAGAAGGTAAACGTGTTGTAGCTGAAAAAACAGCTAAAACAGTAGTGCAATTAATGGAAGCGGTTGCTGTGACTGGAGGTGGTACCAAAGCTTCTGTCCCTGGATATAGTGTAGGTGTTAAAACGGGTACAGCTAAAAAACTATCTGGTGGACGATATGTTAATCAATATTTAGCTTATACCGCTGGTATTGCACCAGCAACAGGACCTAAATATTCACTGGTTGTTGTTATC
- the ftsL gene encoding cell division protein FtsL, producing the protein MNSNNEIYQRISVDIHNQKRPSKSLFGLILSDLLGHQKISLLLLVFIVISAGAVLVITQQVRKQLFEREQLLLEQDVLESEWRNLVIEENVLADPKRVEDKAKNQLGMSYVTPQNETVIVIKSK; encoded by the coding sequence ATGAATAGTAACAATGAAATTTATCAAAGAATAAGTGTAGATATACACAATCAAAAAAGACCCAGCAAAAGTTTATTTGGATTAATCCTTAGTGATTTGCTCGGCCATCAAAAAATTTCATTATTGTTATTGGTTTTTATTGTTATTTCTGCTGGAGCTGTATTAGTTATAACCCAGCAAGTCCGTAAACAATTATTTGAACGTGAACAATTATTACTCGAACAAGATGTTTTAGAAAGTGAATGGCGTAATTTAGTTATTGAGGAAAATGTACTTGCTGATCCAAAACGTGTTGAAGATAAAGCTAAAAATCAATTGGGCATGTCGTATGTGACACCGCAAAATGAAACCGTTATTGTGATAAAGAGTAAATAA
- the rsmH gene encoding 16S rRNA (cytosine(1402)-N(4))-methyltransferase RsmH: MKMDYQHKTVLLNEAVAALNIKKNGIYIDGTFGRGGHSRLILEQLGEQGKLIAIDRDERAEQAALNITDPRFIFIRGEFSNVHQYINDLGLLGNIDGFLLDLGVSSPQLDDPERGFSFMRDGPLDMRMNNRKGVTASEWLLNSDENDIAWVLKTFGEEKFAKRIARAIVEQNKVSPITRTLELANLIEKATPKKDKNKHPATRSFQAIRIYINSELEEVEQALNSSLSVLAAQGRLAVISFHSLEDRIVKQFINKQSKGPNLPAGLPLTEQQIKQYGDAKLKSLGKIKPSNNEIYGNPRSRSAILRIAERKNE, encoded by the coding sequence ATAAAGATGGATTATCAACATAAAACTGTTTTGTTAAATGAAGCTGTGGCTGCATTAAATATAAAAAAAAACGGTATTTATATTGATGGTACTTTTGGGCGTGGTGGTCATTCTAGGTTGATTCTTGAACAATTGGGCGAACAAGGGAAACTAATTGCAATTGACCGAGATGAACGTGCTGAACAAGCCGCACTTAATATAACCGATCCTAGGTTTATTTTTATTCGAGGAGAGTTTTCGAATGTACATCAATATATCAATGATTTAGGGTTGTTAGGTAATATTGATGGCTTTTTATTAGATCTGGGGGTTTCGTCTCCACAATTAGATGATCCTGAAAGAGGATTTTCTTTTATGCGAGATGGACCACTTGATATGCGGATGAATAACCGCAAAGGTGTAACTGCAAGTGAGTGGTTACTAAATAGTGATGAAAATGATATCGCATGGGTTTTAAAAACTTTTGGGGAAGAAAAGTTTGCCAAAAGGATTGCACGTGCAATTGTGGAACAGAATAAAGTTTCACCAATTACTCGTACATTAGAATTAGCAAATCTAATTGAAAAAGCAACACCGAAAAAAGACAAAAATAAACACCCAGCAACACGCTCGTTCCAAGCTATTCGCATTTATATAAATAGTGAATTGGAAGAAGTTGAGCAAGCCTTAAATAGCAGTTTGTCAGTGCTTGCTGCTCAAGGAAGACTTGCAGTTATTAGTTTTCATTCATTAGAAGATAGAATTGTAAAACAATTTATAAATAAACAGAGTAAAGGTCCTAATTTACCAGCTGGCTTACCATTAACAGAACAACAAATTAAACAATATGGTGATGCTAAATTAAAATCACTTGGCAAAATTAAGCCAAGCAATAATGAAATATATGGTAACCCGCGTTCTCGAAGCGCGATATTAAGGATAGCAGAAAGGAAAAATGAATAG
- the mraZ gene encoding division/cell wall cluster transcriptional repressor MraZ — MFSGAISVNLDSKGRIAIPTRYREFLPDGLVCTIGLYHPCLTLYSMTEWQKIELQLSTLSTVVEAERRIKRLLLGYATECNLDNAGRILLPPTLRTYAKLEKHTMFVGQSNKFEIWDEAIWYQQISDDIATLSTDVENLSENLKSLTI; from the coding sequence ATGTTTAGTGGTGCAATTTCAGTCAATTTAGATAGCAAAGGGCGAATAGCAATCCCTACTCGTTATCGTGAATTTTTGCCTGATGGTTTAGTTTGTACCATTGGTTTATATCACCCCTGTTTGACACTTTATTCAATGACTGAATGGCAAAAAATTGAATTACAGCTATCAACATTATCAACAGTTGTTGAAGCAGAACGAAGAATTAAAAGACTATTATTAGGTTATGCAACGGAATGTAATTTAGATAATGCAGGACGTATTTTACTTCCACCAACTTTACGTACTTATGCAAAACTAGAAAAACATACCATGTTTGTTGGCCAATCTAATAAATTTGAGATATGGGATGAAGCAATTTGGTATCAACAAATTAGTGATGACATTGCCACATTATCAACAGATGTTGAAAACTTATCAGAAAATTTAAAAAGTCTAACAATTTAA